One Leptospira andrefontaineae genomic window, CTTCAGGATGGAGAACTCTGGAAACTATGGTACACAAATATCCCGGAACCGGAAGGGATGAAGGCCTGGATCCAAAAAGCACTCGAAGAACAAGAAGCAGGACTTTCTCTTCCATTTGCAGTGATCAGAAAGGAAGATTCTAAACTTTTAGGAACGACAAGATATTTGAATATAGAAAAGGACGCTCGTAGATTGGAAATCGGAGCAACATGGTATCCTAAATCAGTCCAAAAAACTTTCGTGAATACGGAATGTAAACTTTTACTGTTGGAACATGCATTTGATACATTGGGTTGTATTGCAGTGGAATTCAGGACCCATATTATGAATCTATCATCCAGAAAAGCGATTGAAAGGTTAGGGGCAAAGCTGGATGGAATACTTAGAAATCATCGAATCAGTAAAAACGGCACTCTAAGAGATACCGTCGTTTATAGCATTACGAAAGAAGAATGGCCTACAGTCAGAGGAAATCTTTTGTTCAAACTGGGGAAACCTCAGGTTTAAATAAATTTAATATTATTTCCAGTTTTCCAAAACTCCGTCGATCACACCATAAATTTGTGCTTCCGAAGGAGTAAGCCAAAGATCCCTATCCGTATCCCTTTCCACAACTTCTAATGGTTGGCCGGTTCTTTCGGAAACGATACGATTGATCTCCTTCTTATCCCTTTCGATCATAGAAGCAAAAATCCCGATATCGGTTGCCTTTGCCTGGTAAGTTCCTGGAACATGAGGTTGATGTAACATGATCCTACTGTGAGGAAATGCGAATCTTTTACCTTTTGTTCCCGAAAGAAGAAGTAGAGCACCGAAACTTGCAGCGAGTCCCATACAAACTGTGCTCACATCATTCGGGATCAGATCCATAGTATCCAAAATAGACATACCTGAAGTGTTTGCGCCTCCTGGACTATTGATCACAAGAGTGATGTCCTTTTCCGGATCTTGATTAGAAAGGTATAATAAACGTTCTACGACATACTTTGCGGAAGAATCATCTACCTGCCCCCAAAGAAAAATTTTTCTTTCTTTGAGTTGGTTGTCCTCCATACGGAGTCCTGGAAATTGGATTGGTTCTACTAAAGTATCAGTCATTCTATTCTCCAATCAGGAAGCGATCGCCATAGGTCCATGTAGGACTTCCAACCAATCTTTTCTGTCCGATTTATTCAAAAGTTGTCTGCGTAATAATTCTCTACTTCTTCTTAAACGGTTTTTAAGATTACCGATTGGGATCCCTGTTTTTTCAGTGATCTCTTCGTAGCTCATCTCGCCGAAATATCTCAGGTTCAGAAGTTGTTTTTCTTCATTAGGAAGTTCTTCTAATGCTTCTAAAACTTCTGTTCTCCAAGTGTCTCCGGAACGAGGAGCGGCCTTGGTGATCTCAGGATTTAATTCGGTTCCAAGTAGATCTTTTTTTCTTAAGATACGATCCGAATGTTTCAGCACCAACCTTCTGAGTAAGAATGGAAATGCTTCCGGCTGCCTAAGAGAAGGAAGAACTTTCCAGGCTTCTAAAAATACTTCTTGGCTTAGATCCTCTGCCTTGGATTGATCTCGGATCCTTTTGATAGCCTGACTACTGACGTATTTTTCGAAACGGGTCATCAACTCCGTCCAAGCCGGTTCTTCTCCTTTGGAAGCTTCTGTGACTAGTACTTTAAAATCGCGCATATCTGTTAGAGGGTCCCAGTTTCCATTTTGGGGTGTACGGAACTAAACTATTTTTGCATTTTCGGAACTACTGACCATGGTCTAGAATTCAGAAGATTTTGCTTCGGAGTGTTATGTAGGAGTTCCTACAATCGTAAAAATGGGGGCGACTCCTGACTTTGTCAGGACCGGGCTCTTTGCTTCAATCAGCGAAGCACCATAACGAATTCTTTAATTTATAACTTTCCGACTTATAATGGTGCATCGCCGGATTTCCGCTGCGATCCCTGTCGCTATAGTAAGGTCGGGAGATCGGAGGATAAATGTAGGAATTCCTACGAGGATTTAGGAAGGAGGATTTCGTTGACGAAGGAAGGGTTTTGTGATATGGGGAAGGAGCTCTCCCACAAGCCACTCCCCCCAATCCCAATGCAGGGTGGGGGCCGTTTGTAAAAAAATGTTTTCGATCATACTTGAGCGAGTATCCAAAGTGGCCCACTCGTTTGATCTATCGATCACCGACTCGCAATGCGGTGGCCTTCTCGCTCCTATTGTCGCTGCGAAGGGGTGGGGGTTAACTTTATTTCATGTTGGAATTCCTACATGCGGTGTTCTCCGCGGGAAAGTAATGAGTAGGCTGAATTTATCAGGAGTAAATATAATTAAGAAATGATAATCAGCTCCGAACATAGACCTTGGCCAATTCCTAAAGTAGGCTGGAGAATGAAACAGATCTGGCATGATCTATTATTCATTCATTGGCCTTTGCCGATTTCTATGATCCGACTTTTCGTTCCTATACGTTTGGAAATTGATACTTTTGAAAACCAAACTTGGATTGGAGTAGTGCCATTTCATATGAGCGGGATCAGAATGAGAGGTCTGCCGATAATGCCAATAGCTTCTCGTTTTCCTGAGATCAACGTTAGAGTTTATGTTACTTTAGATGGAAAACCTGGAGTATATTTTTTCAGTTTAGATGCGGAGAGCTGGTTAGCAGTGAAAGTCGCGAGAGCATTCTATCATCTTCCTTATTATCTGGCGGATTTCGAGGTTAC contains:
- a CDS encoding GNAT family N-acetyltransferase translates to MIQSTYYPPKPIRLSGDRVELVPLGLEHADALTEALQDGELWKLWYTNIPEPEGMKAWIQKALEEQEAGLSLPFAVIRKEDSKLLGTTRYLNIEKDARRLEIGATWYPKSVQKTFVNTECKLLLLEHAFDTLGCIAVEFRTHIMNLSSRKAIERLGAKLDGILRNHRISKNGTLRDTVVYSITKEEWPTVRGNLLFKLGKPQV
- a CDS encoding ATP-dependent Clp protease proteolytic subunit translates to MTDTLVEPIQFPGLRMEDNQLKERKIFLWGQVDDSSAKYVVERLLYLSNQDPEKDITLVINSPGGANTSGMSILDTMDLIPNDVSTVCMGLAASFGALLLLSGTKGKRFAFPHSRIMLHQPHVPGTYQAKATDIGIFASMIERDKKEINRIVSERTGQPLEVVERDTDRDLWLTPSEAQIYGVIDGVLENWK
- a CDS encoding RNA polymerase sigma factor, translated to MRDFKVLVTEASKGEEPAWTELMTRFEKYVSSQAIKRIRDQSKAEDLSQEVFLEAWKVLPSLRQPEAFPFLLRRLVLKHSDRILRKKDLLGTELNPEITKAAPRSGDTWRTEVLEALEELPNEEKQLLNLRYFGEMSYEEITEKTGIPIGNLKNRLRRSRELLRRQLLNKSDRKDWLEVLHGPMAIAS
- a CDS encoding YqjF family protein, with the protein product MIISSEHRPWPIPKVGWRMKQIWHDLLFIHWPLPISMIRLFVPIRLEIDTFENQTWIGVVPFHMSGIRMRGLPIMPIASRFPEINVRVYVTLDGKPGVYFFSLDAESWLAVKVARAFYHLPYYLADFEVTEKENRISYQSQRTSSNGRFCFQAEYGPTSDVFQAKKGSLDYWLTERYCLYANHKNSLYRCEILHEPWPLQKADANIIQNTMADLEGIRLPNVKPIYHFSKKIEVLTWDLEKV